The Vibrio penaeicida genome contains a region encoding:
- a CDS encoding SEL1-like repeat protein: protein MKALTYRLVQSLVLLAISFTALAVDGATSEITKQMVYRELAKLNEGEANFYILGQAYQYGSYVPKNTKLAIRYYQQMPQHQPSLSSLLHLYSQVETFDNQQALETIRVLEEMGEEDLVSIKLYHEIISGKSLSNEYIRQAIYGRPKTDAYVHLALAHWFYDQGQIKKAYQYIVTANGLGHHSTLNSSELLATMWSPKLLGLTVSTTTLTELLDALDRSEDFYRNSTDTTQLIPYLSTSNEIYEGIIIEPSSSKEEVKGIQFIFSGPPAFNKAYTSLLSKHGAPKWVVKQNVDYLVWYGSGYQVSLTAPLTGIPCSHLENWRQLPRHQRIHANQGRCLSLPGTKSPTQFIQYNFPTNTSINTGDTHVEF from the coding sequence ATGAAAGCTTTAACATACCGGCTCGTTCAATCGTTAGTTTTATTGGCCATATCATTCACGGCCTTAGCTGTTGATGGGGCAACTTCAGAAATCACCAAACAGATGGTTTATAGAGAACTGGCAAAATTAAATGAAGGTGAAGCCAATTTCTATATCTTAGGCCAGGCATATCAGTATGGATCGTATGTCCCGAAGAACACCAAGTTGGCAATACGCTATTACCAACAAATGCCTCAGCACCAGCCATCTCTAAGCAGCCTTCTTCACTTATACAGCCAGGTCGAGACGTTTGATAATCAACAAGCTCTTGAGACCATTCGCGTACTTGAAGAGATGGGTGAAGAAGACCTTGTCAGTATCAAGCTCTATCATGAAATAATCAGTGGAAAGAGCTTATCTAACGAATACATCAGACAGGCCATATACGGGCGACCTAAAACTGACGCTTACGTACATTTAGCGTTGGCTCATTGGTTCTACGACCAGGGGCAGATTAAAAAAGCATACCAATACATAGTGACGGCCAACGGGTTAGGCCATCACTCTACGCTCAATTCGTCTGAATTATTGGCAACAATGTGGTCACCTAAATTGCTTGGACTAACGGTGTCCACTACGACTCTGACCGAGTTATTAGACGCTTTAGACCGCTCAGAAGATTTTTATCGCAACTCTACAGACACAACCCAGCTCATCCCCTACTTATCCACGTCAAATGAAATTTACGAAGGGATAATCATTGAACCTAGCTCTAGCAAGGAAGAAGTAAAGGGTATTCAATTTATCTTCTCTGGGCCACCTGCATTCAACAAAGCCTACACCTCATTGTTGAGTAAGCATGGCGCGCCCAAATGGGTAGTAAAACAGAATGTCGACTACCTTGTGTGGTACGGTTCAGGCTACCAAGTATCCTTAACCGCCCCTCTGACTGGCATTCCTTGTTCGCATCTTGAAAACTGGCGTCAGCTGCCTCGCCATCAACGTATTCATGCTAACCAAGGGCGTTGTCTTTCCCTGCCCGGCACTAAAAGCCCTACTCAATTCATTCAGTACAATTTCCCGACCAACACATCAATTAACACTGGAGATACTCATGTTGAATTTTAA
- a CDS encoding ATP-dependent DNA helicase, whose translation MASKFLEYIKAYNADFEPRKEQLEMMDSVDTLIESDTHNALIAEAATGTGKTLASLLPLLVNKVPRIIYCTPNVLLINEIMKKDIPTLIEKLFPDLTATGLIGKDRFCCINRFDEQYPHQKTLKDQALSGEWNQTRDTYKGDIEISDALWQEIKFRGDFCKKDNCPYASNCQYIKMRKEAQDSQLLVTSYSMLFALLESDNELLGNIEDCVFIFDEAHQLPELVKASLQRSFQLSRICKCFESEQFDTWKENTLQLYPNFVEIFESLDNSLDEIIDKIYDFEQTLSIKLSEQSGDIYQSNPVNVSLRLDKHAEPKQELVNLFEDLSNLCGFFNDLLESFREDNSNASHNEVMDKASYYVYLLEQAIGVHELALKRDFEPVDWTKLESKEYSSLVSYEAAPLRLSPFFDQFADSKCIFMSGTLTSLGKLDFFMSELGLKKEIWKPQKLILKSPFNLTKQGELKVYDSLGCPSDEDYIAKLVEALPEMLTDTKAGLMLFNSYKQVNDLEEEMRWRDEFSGITFRFQGEDSRERLIDEHKDDVRNGRVSVLVGLASFGTGLDLPAELLDTVIIGALPFKAVNDPVIAAKCEQMEQRGQNSFYGYTLPCASNTLTQYAGRLIRTSQCRGKVLITDGRILSKKYGTSLLTYLPDFNGKTKYLVANKALCGGRKSRRTSGEAALQSREKVTVF comes from the coding sequence ATGGCATCGAAATTTTTGGAATACATTAAGGCTTACAACGCAGATTTTGAACCTCGTAAAGAGCAACTGGAAATGATGGACAGTGTCGATACACTGATCGAAAGTGACACACACAATGCTTTGATTGCGGAGGCGGCAACAGGGACGGGAAAGACATTAGCAAGTCTTTTACCGCTACTGGTTAACAAAGTACCACGCATCATCTACTGCACACCTAACGTCCTACTCATAAACGAGATCATGAAAAAGGACATACCGACTTTAATCGAGAAGTTATTCCCTGACTTAACCGCTACAGGCTTAATTGGTAAGGATCGCTTTTGCTGCATTAACCGATTTGATGAGCAATACCCCCATCAAAAGACATTGAAAGACCAAGCGTTAAGTGGCGAATGGAATCAGACCAGAGACACCTATAAGGGTGACATTGAGATCTCAGATGCACTATGGCAGGAAATCAAGTTTCGAGGCGATTTTTGCAAAAAAGACAATTGCCCTTATGCCAGTAACTGTCAATACATCAAGATGCGCAAAGAAGCGCAGGATTCACAGCTTTTGGTAACAAGTTATTCGATGTTGTTTGCGCTATTAGAATCAGATAATGAACTCCTTGGTAACATAGAAGATTGTGTGTTCATCTTTGATGAGGCGCACCAACTCCCAGAGTTAGTAAAGGCTTCATTACAGCGAAGCTTCCAACTCTCACGTATTTGCAAGTGCTTTGAGTCAGAACAGTTCGATACTTGGAAAGAGAACACGCTACAACTTTACCCTAACTTCGTAGAGATATTCGAAAGTCTGGACAACAGCTTGGATGAAATTATCGACAAGATTTATGACTTCGAGCAGACGCTTTCAATTAAACTGTCTGAGCAGTCTGGTGACATTTATCAATCCAACCCTGTTAACGTTTCCTTGAGGCTCGACAAACATGCAGAGCCGAAACAAGAACTCGTCAACCTCTTTGAAGATCTATCGAATCTTTGCGGATTTTTTAACGACTTACTTGAGAGCTTCCGTGAGGATAACTCCAACGCTTCTCACAACGAGGTAATGGATAAAGCATCCTATTACGTTTACCTACTGGAACAAGCAATAGGCGTTCACGAACTAGCATTAAAGCGAGATTTTGAACCCGTAGATTGGACGAAATTGGAGAGCAAAGAGTATTCCTCACTGGTTAGCTATGAAGCTGCACCGTTGCGTCTTAGTCCATTTTTCGATCAGTTCGCTGACAGCAAATGTATCTTTATGTCAGGGACACTTACATCGCTTGGTAAGCTCGACTTCTTTATGAGTGAGTTAGGCTTGAAAAAGGAAATATGGAAGCCTCAAAAACTGATCTTAAAATCACCGTTCAATCTGACCAAGCAAGGGGAATTAAAGGTGTACGATTCACTCGGTTGCCCAAGTGATGAAGATTACATTGCCAAGCTTGTCGAGGCACTTCCAGAAATGCTGACTGACACAAAAGCAGGGCTTATGCTGTTTAACTCCTATAAGCAAGTCAATGACCTTGAGGAAGAAATGCGTTGGCGTGATGAGTTCAGCGGCATAACGTTTAGATTCCAAGGTGAAGATTCTCGCGAGAGACTCATAGATGAACATAAAGACGATGTAAGAAATGGGCGAGTATCGGTATTGGTTGGCTTGGCGAGTTTCGGTACAGGTTTAGACTTGCCCGCAGAGCTGTTGGATACCGTTATCATTGGTGCTTTACCGTTTAAGGCTGTCAATGACCCAGTCATCGCTGCCAAGTGCGAACAGATGGAGCAAAGAGGGCAGAACAGCTTTTATGGGTACACATTGCCATGTGCCAGTAATACGCTCACTCAATATGCCGGTAGACTGATTAGAACGTCCCAGTGTCGCGGTAAAGTGTTGATTACTGACGGACGAATTTTAAGTAAGAAGTACGGAACGTCCTTACTGACTTATTTGCCAGATTTCAACGGCAAGACTAAATACCTAGTAGCTAACAAAGCGTTATGTGGCGGTCGAAAAAGTCGTAGAACAAGTGGTGAAGCCGCCCTACAGAGTCGAGAAAAAGTCACTGTTTTTTAA